Proteins encoded within one genomic window of Ammonifex degensii KC4:
- a CDS encoding macro domain-containing protein, with translation MEKKVEGLTIECVQGDITRQEGFDAVVNAANAWLRPGGGVAGAIHRAAGPELEEECRSLAPISPGQAVITGAYRLPNRYIIHCLGPRYGIDEPAAELLAACYRNALRLAEEKGLSSVAFPAISTGAFGYPLQEAAQVAVKTVAELAPSLQSVKRVRFVLHGEEAFRAFSQALEEL, from the coding sequence CCAGGGCGACATCACCCGGCAGGAAGGGTTTGACGCGGTGGTCAATGCCGCCAACGCCTGGCTCAGGCCCGGTGGCGGGGTGGCAGGGGCCATCCACCGGGCGGCAGGGCCGGAATTGGAAGAAGAGTGTCGCTCTTTAGCCCCCATTTCACCGGGGCAGGCGGTCATAACCGGGGCATACCGTCTCCCTAACCGCTACATCATCCACTGTCTGGGGCCGCGCTACGGGATAGATGAGCCTGCGGCGGAGCTCCTAGCCGCCTGTTACCGCAACGCTCTCCGGCTGGCGGAAGAGAAGGGACTTTCCTCCGTGGCTTTTCCGGCTATATCTACCGGCGCCTTCGGTTATCCCCTGCAGGAAGCGGCGCAGGTAGCCGTGAAAACGGTGGCGGAGCTGGCACCTAGTTTGCAAAGCGTCAAGCGGGTGCGCTTCGTGCTACACGGAGAAGAGGCTTTCCGGGCTTTCAGCCAGGCTTTGGAGGAACTTTGA